The following proteins are encoded in a genomic region of Sesamum indicum cultivar Zhongzhi No. 13 linkage group LG8, S_indicum_v1.0, whole genome shotgun sequence:
- the LOC105167608 gene encoding protein LONGIFOLIA 2: MSAKILPSSRHENRNSRKQIRCMNSIFHLFDRHHLLAGWKMSSHNHKRLLPGPQQELEPNKLKAVTDVQKEKPRVYMETSQASLSSSSCAFASSSLDYNRTAEPETLPLGQINISESPLQITAMIEQQPSSTRGLQSPDIRDVVKDSMYREARSLTIKSVANDERKVTVMKHIDSPRPLQQSKFGKPKAPVYEGSTRVFPKVLEGTKNSKDELLTLPRFSYDGRESRDSFKTAMKLKERPRLSLDSKASSFKSSALESRLNFVGQDMHIGNKNSSHQEPGSHTRTSSIIAKLMGLDAFPDTISTDENPVTNIKSSPSPRVASPSKLSTKAEESKQNQVSFSQPGLEKNPASSSPRSRNASSIRKPTTCSRLPMEPAPWKQRDSCQVSPKVAAQSRKTPTNTLPSSSVYGEIEKRITELEFKRSGKDLRALKQILEAMQKTRARLENQRGESAELTMQQRCTSDDSCSNQNSKLPMSRNRKAYQQALTINGTCSPKQSGSSVGTTKSATVMEKFKILSSNQVPTTETSHLRRLRIQEPKYHKENTANREKAKDLTPGNHSTKDSSLFLPSIDKTKWRNLELERTVKVPPRIRAENCSTSGRGFLTVSPRLQQNALRIEGETHPTTALSDSGRLKKHSSKKIREKSSQYRKHKVKSMDSQLCDDQLSDLSSETRYSSYQGDTASVKSESNNSIASQMETEVKSSAGINTNYREQQNSMSTLKDQIPAFELAATMMEQPSPVSVLDATFYSEDSPSPVKKRSTAFQEDESPSPDEAEWPLGNVNQLPDCTRPDPGYNYSQKSENILRLVHEPRLLKTKPSEAAANYNESVDQSLNPGQRYINKILLASGLLKDTGIIPAVDQLLSCHLIDPDIFHAVEEKEDRIEEPTGEFDEKNDQMKLNQKIQKKIIFDTLNEILVRKFTSGGLFTLGWKKMSSQGLMKEVYLEMDQLCNISSSNLDDEDDGFVRLLASDMKNQSEDWTDYSGELPALVLDIERLIFKDLINEVVTGEVMDLQEWSKRHCRQLFTK; the protein is encoded by the exons ATGTCGGCCAAGATACTGCCTTCCTCGAGACACGAGAACAGAAATTCGCGAAAGCAAATTCGGTGCATGAACAGCATATTTCACCTCTTTGATCGTCACCACTTGCTTGCGGGCTGGAAAATGAGCAGCCACAACCACAAGAGGCTACTTCCAG GTCCCCAACAAGAATTGGAGCCCAATAAACTGAAAGCTGTCACG GATGTGCAGAAGGAGAAACCAAGAGTGTATATGGAAACATCCCAAGCATCTTTATCATCTTCTTCCTGCGCATTTGCATCCTCGTCGCTTGATTATAACAGAACAGCTGAACCAGAAACACTTCCACTGGGACAAATCAATATTTCTGAAAGCCCATTGCAGATCACAGCCATGATAGAACAACAGCCTTCATCTACTAGGGGCCTGCAATCCCCTGATATTCGAGATGTAGTGAAGGATTCGATGTACAGAGAAGCCCGTAGCCTGACTATCAAATCCGTTGCTAATGATGAAAGAAAAGTCACTGTAATGAAGCACATTGACTCTCCCAGGCCTTTGCAGCAGTCCAAATTTGGAAAACCAAAAGCACCGGTTTATGAAGGATCAACTCGAGTGTTCCCTAAGGTCCTGGAAGGTACAAAGAACTCCAAGGATGAGCTGCTGACACTTCCTCGTTTCTCGTATGATGGAAGAGAATCACGAGATTCATTTAAGACAGCCATGAAGCTTAAAGAACGCCCAAGATTATCATTAGACAGTAAAGCAAGTTCCTTCAAGTCTTCAGCCCTTGAGTCAAGATTGAATTTTGTTGGCCAAGATATGCATATCGGAAATAAGAATTCCAGCCACCAAGAACCTGGAAGTCACACCAGAACATCCAGCATTATAGCAAAGCTCATGGGTTTGGATGCTTTCCCAGATACCATTTCCACAGACGAGAATCCAGTTACCAACATAAAATCAAGCCCAAGCCCCAGAGTAGCTTCTCCTTCAAAATTATCTACAAAAGCTGAGGAAAGCAAGCAAAATCaggtttctttttctcaacCTGGTTTAGAAAAGAATCCTGCCTCATCATCACCACGCTCTCGTAATGCCAGTTCGATAAGGAAACCAACCACATGTTCAAGACTCCCAATGGAACCAGCTCCATGGAAACAACGAGATTCTTGCCAAGTTTCTCCAAAAGTGGCTGCACAGAGTAGGAAAACTCCAACAAATACACTTCCATCTTCTTCAGTTTATGGTGAAATCGAGAAGAGGATAACAGAGCTTGAATTCAAAAGGTCTGGGAAAGATCTCAGAGCTCTCAAACAGATACTTGAAGCAATGCAAAAAACAAGAGCGAGATTGGAAAACCAGAGAGGAGAGTCAGCTGAACTCACAATGCAACAGAGATGCACTTCGGATGATAGCTGCTCCAATCAGAATTCTAAGCTGCCGATGTCGCGGAACAGAAAAGCTTACCAGCAGGCTCTGACGATCAATGGGACTTGCTCTCCTAAGCAATCAGGTTCTTCCGTTGGGACAACAAAGTCAGCCACAGTGATggagaaattcaaaattttaagttcCAATCAGGTCCCAACAACGGAGACCTCGCATCTCCGACGACTCCGAATTCAGGAGCCTAAATACCACAAGGAGAATACAGCAAACagagaaaaagcaaaagatCTTACACCAGGGAACCATAGCACGAAAGACTCCAGTCTGTTTCTTCCTTCCATTGACAAGACTAAATGGAGAAATTTAGAACTAGAGCGAACGGTGAAAGTGCCTCCACGCATCAGGGCAGAAAATTGCAGTACCTCTGGAAGGGGTTTCCTTACCGTGTCTCCAAGATTACAACAAAATGCACTCAGGATTGAGGGAGAAACTCATCCCACTACTGCATTATCAGACTCAGGAAGGCTCAAAAAGCACTCCAGcaagaaaataagagaaaagagTTCCCAGTACAGAAAACACAAGGTGAAATCAATGGATTCGCAGTTATGTGATGACCAATTGAGCGATCTCAGTAGTGAGACGAGATACTCAAGTTACCAAGGAGACACAGCTTCTGTAAAATCAGAAAGCAACAATAGCATAGCCTCACAGATGGAAACAGAGGTCAAAAGCTCGGCTGGTATCAACACAAATTACAGAGAACAACAG AATTCAATGTCAACGTTAAAAGATCAGATACCAGCATTTGAACTTGCAGCGACCATGATGGAACAACCAAGTCCAGTTTCAGTTCTTGATGCAACATTTTACAGTGAAGATTCACCATCTCCAGTAAAGAAGAGATCAACAGCTTTTCAAG AAGATGAGAGTCCAAGTCCTGATGAAGCAGAATGGCCTCTTGGGAATGTAAACCAATTACCAGACTGCACGAGACCTGATCCTGGTTATAATTACAGTCAGAAGTCAGAAAATATCTTGCGCTTAGTTCATGAGCCTAGACTGTTGAAAACCAAACCTAGTGAAGCTGCTGCAAATTACAATGAATCAGTAGATCAGAGCCTTAATCCAGGGCAGAGATACATTAACAAGATACTATTGGCATCAGGACTCCTTAAAGACACAGGCATCATCCCGGCAGTGGATCAACTCCTTTCCTGTCATCTGATTGATCCCGACATATTCCATGCCGTTGAAGAAAAGGAGGACAGAATAGAGGAACCAACTGGAGAATTCGATGAAAAGAATGATCAGATGAAGTTAAATcagaaaatccaaaaaaaaattatttttgatacGCTAAATGAAATACTGGTTCGCAAATTCACTTCAGGTGGACTATTTACATTGGGATGGAAAAAGATGAGCTCGCAGGGGCTCATGAAAGAAGTATATTTGGAGATGGATCAGCTGTGCAACATATCATCTAGCAACCTTGACGATGAGGATGATGGATTTGTCAGACTCTTAGCTTCAGATATGAAGAATCAATCAGAGGATTGGACAGATTATAGTGGAGAGCTTCCAGCCTTGGTATTGGACATTGAACGCCTAATCTTTAAAGATCTGATAAATGAGGTAGTCACAGGTGAAGTCATGGATCTTCAAGAATGGTCAAAGAGGCATTGCAGGCAACTGTTTACCAAGTAG
- the LOC105167609 gene encoding transcription initiation factor TFIID subunit 8-like — translation MSDGDGKDTVKFLSEKENLLSKRKKKRLGTDEFAQAIARIAVAQVCESLGFQSFQQSALDTLADVGVRYIRELGKTALAFANLANRSQCNVFDVIQGLEDLGSVQGFSGASDVNHPLSGSGVVRDIIRYVCQAEEIPFAYLLPVFPVVKERTLNPSFAQAEENPPDEHIPSWLPKFPDPETYVDLSSGNEKDTEKEVVNKNQQVEEQHIKVERPLLNLQQKLICNGSEAGIAVEQVDAAKAQRAAESNPFLAPPIQFGEKEVSVPALPAKLSDDTLGYHQSCEVLESNLLALEPSLQANEAAASGPCEPQDSRKILLNGRPNIHFKFGNRKKSLGMVTSPRNEGIEKSSLWFGDDCDEIDKKRRRAEKVLWENTEYPPEASYL, via the coding sequence ATGAGCGATGGTGACGGGAAGGATACTGTGAAGTTCTTGAGTGAGAAAGAAAATCTGCTGTcgaagagaaagaagaagaggtTGGGAACTGACGAATTCGCCCAGGCCATTGCCAGAATTGCGGTGGCACAGGTTTGCGAGAGTTTAGGGTTTCAGAGCTTTCAGCAGTCTGCATTGGATACTCTTGCTGATGTTGGGGTCAGGTACATTAGAGAACTAGGGAAAACTGCTCTTGCTTTTGCCAATTTAGCAAATAGGAGCCAGTGTAATGTGTTTGATGTGATTCAAGGATTGGAGGATTTGGGCTCGGTTCAGGGCTTTTCAGGTGCTTCAGATGTTAACCATCCACTTTCAGGATCAGGAGTAGTTAGGGATATAATTCGTTATGTTTGCCAAGCAGAGGAAATCCCATTTGCATATTTGCTACCTGTTTTTCCTGTTGTTAAAGAAAGGACATTGAACCCCAGTTTTGCACAGGCAGAGGAAAATCCACCTGATGAGCATATACCTAGTTGGTTGCCCAAGTTTCCAGATCCTGAGACTTACGTCGACTTAAGTTCAGGGAACGAGAAAGACACGGAGAAAGAGGTGGTGAACAAGAATCAGCAGGTTGAAGAACAGCATATAAAGGTAGAGAGGCCCTTGCTGAATTTGCAgcagaaattaatttgtaatggGTCTGAAGCAGGAATAGCAGTTGAACAAGTTGATGCTGCAAAGGCACAACGAGCAGCAGAAAGCAACCCATTTCTTGCTCCCCCTATTCAATTTGGGGAAAAGGAGGTCTCGGTGCCTGCTCTTCCAGCTAAACTTTCAGATGACACTTTGGGGTATCATCAAAGTTGTGAAGTTTTGGAGAGCAATCTGTTGGCATTGGAGCCATCTTTGCAAGCCAATGAAGCTGCGGCAAGTGGTCCTTGTGAACCTCAGGACAGTAGAAAGATTCTCTTGAACGGGAGGCCCAATATACATTTTAAGTTTGGGAATCGTAAGAAATCCTTAGGCATGGTGACAAGCCCTAGGAATGAGGGCATTGAGAAATCTTCACTTTGGTTCGGTGATGATTGCGATGAAATAGACAAGAAGAGAAGGAGGGCCGAGAAAGTTCTTTGGGAAAATACAGAATATCCGCCAGAAGCATCTTATTTGTAA
- the LOC105167615 gene encoding ras GTPase-activating protein-binding protein 2 produces the protein MAMQTASPQQAPSAQVVGNAFVEQYYHILHHSPELVYRFYQDTSVLSRPDPNGLMTTVTTMKSINDKICSLDYKNYKAEIKTADAQDSFKEGVIVLVTGCLTGKDNLKRKFAQTFFLAPQDKGYYVLNDVFRYVEESEPDITAAVVGVNDTPSSTLTQDPEPAQVVDPPKPDHVTSDVQEFETIEEKDNNQVIDERPASQDRDIVVEAGSHLNENHASVATESASSTSQEDAPKKSYASIVSSQTKKGPTKVYVPANSARVASPKTEKQSVNQAAEASGSEASAHHTPVVAPESNDAQDEVEGHSIYIRNLPLNVTVAQLEAEFKKFGPIKQNGVQVRSNKQQGFCFGFVEFQEFSSMQSAIKASPITIGDRQAAVEIKRTTTRVGGGRGRFPSRGGFRNDNFRGRGNFSGGWTYVRNDSFRGRGNFSGGRSGEGYQQGRGRGGRRSGPNQNLAST, from the exons ATGGCTATGCAAACTGCAAGTCCTCAGCAAGCTCCCAGTGCTCAAGTGGTTGGAAATGCTTTTGTGGAGCAGTATTACCATATTCTCCATCACTCTCCTGAGCTGGTTTACCGATTTTACCAGGATACAAGTGTGTTGAGTCGCCCAGATCCTAATGGACTTATGACAACTGTGACAACTATGAAA AgcattaatgataaaatatgttCCTTGGACTACAAGAACTACAAAGCAGAGATAAAGACTGCTGATGCTCAGGATTCTTTCAAGGAAGGGGTGATTGTCCTTGTAACTGGGTGCTTGACTGGAAAAGACAACCTGAAAAGGAAATTCGCTCAAACCTTTTTTCTCGCTCCTCAAGACAAAGGGTACTATGTTTTAAATGATGTTTTCAGGTATGTGGAGGAGAGTGAACCTGACATTACTGCTGCGGTGGTTGGAGTTAATGACACACCATCTAGCACTTTGACACAAGATCCAG AGCCTGCTCAGGTGGTTGATCCTCCCAAACCAGACCATGTTACTTCTGATGTGCAGGAATTTGAGACTATTGAGGAGAAAGACAATAACCAAGTGATTGATGAGAGACCGGCTAGTCAGGATAGAGATATTGTGGTGGAAGCTGGGTCTCATTTAAATGAGAATCATGCATCAGTAGCAACAGAATCAGCTAGTTCTACATCCCAAGAAGATGCTCCTAAAAAGTCGTATGCATCAATTGTTAGTTCACAAACAAAGAAGGGGCCCACCAAAGTTTATGTTCCTGCTAACTCAGCAAGAGTAGCTTCCCccaaaactgaaaaacaatCTGTTAATCAAGCAGCAGAGGCTTCAGGCTCTGAAGCATCAGCCCATCATACACCTGTTGTTGCACCAGAAAGTAACGATGCTCAGGATGAAG TTGAGGGTCACTCCATATACATACGCAATTTGCCTCTGAATGTCACAGTAGCTCAGCTTGAAGCTGAGTTTAAGAAATTTGGGCCTATTAAGCAAAATGGGGTCCAAGTCAGAAGTAATAAG CAACAAGGATTCTGTTTTGGCTTTGtagaatttcaagaattcagCTCCATGCAAAGTGCAATCAAG GCTTCTCCTATAACTATTGGCGATCGTCAAGCTGCTGTGGAAATAAAGAGAACCACAACCAGAG TTGGCGGTGGGAGGGGTCGGTTCCCTTCCCGTGGAGGGTTTCGTAATGACAACTTCAGAGGTCGTGGAAACTTCAGCGGTGGTTGGACCTATGTGAGAAACGACAGCTTCAGGGGCCGAGGAAACTTTAGCGGTGGTCGCAGTGGAGAAGGTTATCAACAAGGAAGAGGGAGGGGAGGTCGTCGTTCCGGTCCAAATCAGAATTTGGCTTCAACATGA
- the LOC105167612 gene encoding ninja-family protein AFP3-like has translation MAGAEGNREKLNLSWPVNGVSRDPRHKFMNQSGFPNENEAEGDEEIELNLGLSMNGRFGVDPAKKKLRRSSSVSNLVLPVGSFDNGSSSHQARGVAGESYAPLTRACSLPIETEEWRRRKELQSIRCMEARKKRMEKLKNVRVKDKENNSSEDHAHNGSGSHEGVLNGFQNWNLMQSSQGSIGSTSSGSARVSHLQNQLIDGGNRISTISSSASLPILPEQTIQIPAVKGAESDPIGVDEVQRTALLDMPYVSTRGSGPNFRKTEGFLYRYKRGDDVKIVCVCHGLFLSPAEFVKHGGGGDVAQPLKHIVVNPFPLF, from the exons ATGGCTGGAGCTGAAGGAAACAGAGAGAAGCTCAATCTTTCTTGGCCCGTGAATGGGGTTTCAAGAGATCCGCGGCACAAATTCATGAACCAAAGCGGTTTCCCGAATGAGAATGAAGCAGAAGGTGATGAAGAAATAGAGTTGAATTTGGGGCTCTCAATGAACGGTAGATTTGGAGTCGACCCGGCAAAGAAGAAGCTCCGGCGTTCATCTTCCGTATCCAACTTGGTTCTCCCTGTTGGTTCCTTTGACAACGGGAGCAGCAGCCACCAAGCGCGTGGGGTGGCGGGTGAGAGTTACGCGCCGCTGACGAGAGCATGCTCCCTGCCGATCGAGACTGAGGAGTGGCGCCGCCGGAAGGAGTTGCAGTCGATTAGGTGTATGGAGGCCAGGAAGAAGAGAATGGAGAAGTTGAAGAATGTGAGGGTGAAAGATAAAGAGAACAACAGTTCTGAAGATCATGCTCATAATGGGAGTGGATCGCATGAAGGTGTTCTTAATGGATTTCAGAACTGGAATTTGATGCAATCATCACAAGGCTCAATTGGATCAACAAGTAGTGGCTCAGCTAGAGTTTCTCATCTCCAGAATCAACTCATTgatg GAGGAAATCGAATCTCCACTATCAGCAGCTCCGCCAGCCTTCCAATTCTGCCGGAGCAGACCATCCAGATACCTGCCGTCAAGGGTGCTGAAAGTGATCCAATTGGGGTCGATGAAGTGCAGAGGACCGCCTTACTGGATATGCCTTATGTCTCAACAAGGGGATCCGGACCTAACTTTAGAAAGACAGAGGGATTCTTGTACAGGTATAAGAGGGGAGACGATGTGAAGATCGTCTGTGTTTGCCATGGGTTGTTTCTTTCACCTGCGGAATTCGTCAAGCACGGCGGTGGTGGTGACGTAGCGCAGCCGTTGAAGCACATTGTCGTGAACCCGTTCCCCCTGTTTTAG
- the LOC105167611 gene encoding uncharacterized protein LOC105167611 (The sequence of the model RefSeq protein was modified relative to this genomic sequence to represent the inferred CDS: added 33 bases not found in genome assembly), with protein MEPEHVKTSSENVKKNPQDGAPPLESNNGDASSSSGSSLEFSIGEQGNLQRSSVNESPSSSPEQSTGSPDQAQMKSPPTQTMGQPPGYDPNRIPASVFSSKSGNPTEWSVASNESLFSIHMGNNSFSRDYAILYGKSGEFPRPEDWNGANSNLMDLPRLEEWNNAPPKSELSSLPPVMEVPTHEEISVPSGGDSRAEKKDDPRSTNVAPAGEIVENHVKESLVPAPANMPDVKKEPPAETAATSLSNPSTFPSPPRLSNESGNSSTSFAFPVLVNDGGKSASSLKVVPEKPEQPESQPQAPKETPPAAAAETSMFSCFPCWPKCC; from the exons ATGGAACCAGAACATGTGAAAACAAGCAGTGAGAATGTAAAGAAAAATCCTCAAGATGGAGCACCACCTCTTGAATCAAACAATGGGGACGCCTCTTCTTCATCCGGTTCCTCACTGGAATTCAGTATTGGTGAACAGGGCAACCTTCAAAGGTCCTCTGTCAATGAAAGTCCGTCATCTTCGCCAGAACAGTCGACTGGTTCTCCTGACCAAGCGCAAATGAAATCTCCCCCTACCCAAACGATGGGGCAGCCTCCGGGTTATGATCCAAATCGTATTCCTGCATCTGTTTTTTCAAGTAAATCTGGAAATCCCACAGAGTGGAGTGTTGCCTCAAATGAGTCCTTGTTTAGTATTCATATGGGAAATAATAGTTTCTCTCGGGATTATGCTATCTTGTATGGGAAGTCAGGAGAGTTTCCCAGACCTGAAGATTGGAACGGTGCAAATTCCAATCTGATGGATCTCCCCAGGCTTGAAGAATGGAACAATGCACCACCCAAGAGTGAGTTGAGCAGCCTTCCTCCGGTTATGGAAGTACCTACGCATGAAGAAATTAGTGTACCGTCAGGCGGGGATTCAAGAGCTGAGAAGAAAGATGACCCTAGAAGCACAAATGTTGCCCCTGCGGGGGAAATTGTGGAGAATCATGTAAAGGAAAGTCTGGTTCCTGCTCCTGCTAATATGCCGGATGTTAAAAAAGAACCGCCTGCTGAGACTGCTGCTACTTCATTAAGTAACCCTTCAACTTTCCCAAGCCCGCCTCGCCTTTCTAATGAGAGTGGAAACAGCAGCACCTCATTTGCATTCCCAGT ATTGAAGGTCGTCCCGGAGAAGCCCGAGCAACCGGAGTCTCAACCACAAGCTCCCAAAGAAACTCCTCCTGCTGCAGCTGCCGAGACATCAATGTTTTCTTGCTTCCCCTGTTGGCCTAAATGCTGTTAA